In Mobula birostris isolate sMobBir1 unplaced genomic scaffold, sMobBir1.hap1 scaffold_686, whole genome shotgun sequence, the genomic window gtggtgaatctgaggacctCATGGCCACAGAAGGCCCAGTCATTCGGTATACTTATGGCAGAAGTacatagattcttgatcagtcagggcatgaagggatacggggagaaggcaggagatcaggggagctgagagggaaaatggatcaccaTGCTGGATATTTGCTCCTGTATCTGATGCCCCTGTGTGTATACCCACTCCTCTATCTCACAGTCCTGTGGACTATATACAGTATGAACTTCAGAAGAGCCGAGAGACCATGGCACAACATTGCAGCACAGAAGAGCACCAGgcatgggcccttcagcccattgtgtccgtGCTGACCCTGACCCCAGAGTAAACTGGGCATCTGCCTGCACGTGCTCCGCATCCTCCCGTCTCAAATATCACCACCATCCCTGCTTCCACCATTTGCCCAGGGCAGCTTCTTCCCAGGCACCAGCTCTCCTTTAAACTCAGGGGTTCCTAGCCTGGGCTCCACAGACCACCCTCCACCCCcaattaatggtaagggtccattgCATAAAAAAATTGGGAATCCTTGCTTTTAACTTTCCCCCCATCTCGCCTTAAATGTACGTCGAGTGTTAGACATTGCTATTTTGGGGTAAAGATTCTGTCTGTCTACCCTATGTCCTTCAATGTTATAAACTCaaacatcacaacctggtatggaagttgtcctgtccaagaccggaagaagctgcagaagatcgtgaacacgtaAACCTCTATATGAAACTGAGTTTCAACTTCGATAAATCCAAATGTACAAACTTAGTaaacacaatttttaaaaaaagtcctCAGTCTCCGATACTCTGAGGAAAGGAACCCAAGTTCGCCCAACCATTCCCGCTGGGTTTTGCACTTCAGTCAGGGCAGGATGCTGGTGAGCCTCTTGGAGCAGAGCAGAAAAAGGCATCTGGCCCATCacgcctgctccgccattcatcgTGACTGCTCTATTAtttctctcaaccctgttctcccaAAAACCTTCGActccccgactaatcaagaatatatcaacctctgcctcaaatctacccaatgacttggtctccacagctgtccgcGGCAATGAATTccgattcaccgccctctggctaaagaaatccctcctcgtctctgttcaaAAGAGATGCCCCTGTATTTGACCACAACAGATAAGAGCAGGACTCAGCTTGTCGAATCTGCTCTGCTGAGGCTCTgcactctggtcccagactccctcacccatcctctccaaatcttcGGCACCGTCTTCACACCGTGTTGACCAGAACGCCACACAATGTTCCAGATGCACAGGAGCCCAACCAAAGTTCAATCCAGCCCCAACATGACTGAACACGCTGTCCAGTAAAGGCAAGCGTGCTTACTTACACCCAGTCAGCTTGTGTTGCATAGCAGAGCAGAGAAAAGCAGCGATGCTCACACCAGCGAAGGTGCAGCTGGAGATTGACCAGGACATTTCGATTACTAGGGATACAGGGTAAGCTGGGTCCGCTCTCACTGAagcaggggaggggggagagaactGATGCAGCGCCGCAAGATTCTGACAGGCAGAGATAATGGGAACAGTGAGGAAGCAAACTAAAACTAAACCGCAAGCACAGGCCGTCAGGGTGGAGAAGTGGGGCTATGGGATGTTTCTCCTCCCCAtccagagggaagaatgaattctggaatgcactgcctgaggaggagatggaagaagaggaagaaactCCCTCAGCAACAAGATATCACAGTAATCTCAGTGATGAAGAGAGGTGAAGGCTCCTCAAAGCTCTGGAGGTGTAcctgctgaaattcagaagaacgaggtgGGGGATCTCACGGAAACCCAACAAATACTGAAAAGCCGAggaagggtggatgtggagaggatgtttccaataacgGGGGAGTCTtggtaccagagggcacagcctcagaataggaggagaaatgaggtgaggagaaatttcttcagctggaaggtagtgaatctggggaattcattgctccagatggctgtggaggacacgTCGTTGGGCATATTTAAAAAAGAGATTGACAGGTTGTTGTTTAGTTGGgggggtcaaaggttacggggagaaggcaggagagggaaaatgaatcagccatggtaAATGGTGGCGCagactggaagggccgaatggcctgattctggtcTGAGGTCTCACAGATGAAGTACCGGAACGTGGAATGAGCGTAGGTGGGCTCTGAACGGTCGACTGCAGCAAGGTTCTGGGAAGTGCAAGTGTCAGGAGAGATGAAAAGACAGGTTAAAACACAGGGGGGCCCTGAGTAAGGGTGTATGAAGCCAGCTGGAGAGTTGGGTGAAAGCTCAGAAGGCAGCTGAACACCTGCCATCGCCAGTGGGGACAGAGAGGACCAGAGGAGGGTGGCCGCAGCTGAGATTTAGGGAAGACCAGCTGGTGTCCTGGGCCCTGCTCCAGTCCCAGGCCCACAGGACAAGGGTGCCCATGATGGGGAGGGTGCAGGGAGGGAAGGGGGGTTCAGTGGTCTGTGGACAGGGCCTAGACTTGTCATCAGGACGACAGACTGCAGGACCCGAGGGATGAAATGAAAAAGCCTGGCAGGAATACTCAATTCTGGGAATCCAGGGCAATAAGGGGCACAGGGGCCAGAAACAGGGATGTTGGATTAATGGGTACCCTGACCCTCGGTTTAGGAGGCTGTCCACATCCCAATGCATCAAAATCTGGACAAGATCCAGGCTTCTCCTGACGATAGCTGTAACTTTCATTCCTGCAAATGACAGGAAATAACACCATCCAGGCCAGAAAATGCAGAAAAAGACGCTAACATTCACCGTCACTGTCAATATACTGAAGGGGGGGGGATTTCACCCTGACATTCACCGTCACTGTCAATATACTGAAGGGGGGGGATTATCTCCCCTGACATTCACCGTCACTGTCAatatactggggggggggggggattatcTCCCCTGACATTCACCGTCACTGTCAATATACTGAAGGGGGGGGATTATCACCCTGACATTCACCGTCACTGTCAatatactgggggggggggattatCTCCCCTGACATTCACTGTCACTTGTCAATATACTGAAGGGGGGGATTATCACCCTGACATTCACCGTCACTGTCAATAtactgaagggggggggggattatCTCCCCTGACATTCACCGTCACTGTCAatatactggggggggggggattatctcccctgacattcactgtcactgtcaatatactggggggggggggatttcacCCTGACATTCACCGTCACTGTCAatatactgggggggggggattatCTCCCCTGACATTCACCGTCACTGTCAATATACTGAAGGGGGGGATTATCTCCCCTGACATTCACCATCATTGTCAATATACTGAAGGGGGGGATTATCTCCCCTGACATTCACCGTCACTGTCAatatactgggggggggggatttcacCCTGACATTCACCGTCACTGTCAATATACTGGGGGGGATTATCACCCCTGACATTCACCGTCACTGTCAATATACTGGGGGGGGGAATTTCACCCTGACATTCACCGTCACTGTCAATATACTGGGGGGGGGATTATCTCCCCTGACATTCACCGTCACTGTCAATATACTGAAGGGGGGATTATCTCCCCTGACATTCACCGTCACTGTCAATATACTGAAGGGGGGGGATTATCACCCTGACATTCACCGTCACTGTCAatatactgggggggggggatttcacCCTGACATTCACCGTCACTGTCAATATACTGAAGGGGGGGGGATTATCACCCCtgacattcactgtcactgtcaatATACTGGGGGGGGATTATCACCCCTGACATTCACCGTCACTGTCAATATACTGAGGGGGGGGGATTATCACCCTGACATTCACCGTCATTGTCAATATACTGAGGGGGGGGATTATCACCCTGACATTCACCGTCATTGTCAATATACTGAGGGGGGGGGATTATCACCCTGACATTCACCGTCATTGTCAATATACTGGGGGGGATTATCACCCCTGACATTCACCGTCATTGTCAATATACTGAGGGGGGGATTATCACCCTGACATTCACCGTCATTGTCAATATACTGGGGGGGGAATTATCACCCTGACATTCACCGTCACTGTCAATATACTGGGGGGGGGGATTATCACCCCCtgacattcactgtcactgtcaatATACTGGGGGGGGGATTATCACCCCTGACATTCACCGTCACTGTCAATATACTGGGGGGGGGGATTATCACCCCTGACATTCACCCGTCACTGTCAatatactgggggggggggattatCACCCCTGACATTCACCGTCACTGTCAatatactgggggggggggattatCACCCCTGACATTCACCGTCACTGTCAatatactgggggggggggggactatcACCCCTGACATTCACCGTCACTGTCAATATACTGTGGGGGGGACTATCACCCCTGACATTCACCGTCACTGTCAATATACTGGGGGGGGACTATCACCCCCTGACATTCACCGTCACTGTCAATATACTGGGGGGGGGATTATCACCCCTGACATTCACCGTCACTGTCAatatactgggggggggggattatCACCCCTGACATTCACCGTCACTGTCAatatactggggggggggggattatcACCCCTGACATTCACCGTCACTGTCAATATACTGGGGGGGGGGACTATCACCCCTGACATTCACCGTCACTGTCAATATACTGGGGGGGGGGACTATCACCCCTGACATTCACCGTCACTGTCAATATACTGAAGGGGGGGGGGATTTCACCCtgacattcactgtcactgtcaatatactggggggggggggattatcACCCTGACATTCACCGTCACTGTCAATATACTGAAGGGGGGGGGATTTCACCCTGACATTCACCGTCACTGTCAATATACTGGGGGGGGGACTATCACCCCTGACATTCACCGTCACTGTCAATATACTGGGGGGGGACTATCACCCCTGACATTCACCGTCACTGTCAATATACTGGGGGGGGGGATTATCTCCCCTGACATTCACCGTCACTGTCAATATACTGAAGGGGGGGGGGATTTCACCCtgacattcactgtcactgtcaatatactgggggggggggattatCACCCTGACATTCACCGTCACTGTCAATATACTGAAGGGGGGGGGATTTCACCCTGACATTCACCGTCACTGTCAATATACTGGGGGGGGGGACTATCACCCCTGACATTCACCGTCACTGTCAATATACTGGGGGGGGGGATTATCACCCTGACATTCACCGTCACTGTCAATATACTGGGGGGGGGATTATCACCCTGACATTCACCGTCACTGTCAATATACTGGGGGTCgggggattttaattttgtttGAGTCTTTAATTTTAGCCGCTGTCCACTCTAGTACTGTGTGAAGAATGCTCTTTACTCAGCTTTGGAACCCATGAGAGGACTTGCTGAAGTGCTCCTCTCATAAGAGTTGGTTCCCGTTGCTCCTGTTCGATCCAGAACACTTTGCTGGGTAGAATCCCCTGCACCCCACGCTCAGTGTTGGGAAATGATTGTAGTCACAAAGCCACATTCATCCAGGTCAGAAGTGAAATGAGAACAATGGCCAGAGTGGTGACAGATGGAGAGCCACCAAACTCTGCGAGAAGTCTGAACGGGGAAGGGATAATGCAAGTGGCCTCACCAGCTGGTAGCACGGGGAAGGGAGTGGGTAGTACATTTGCCCGTCAGTCGGAGAATTGAGCTCAAAAGTCAGGAAGGTGATACACAAAACTTCctagacctcatttggaatatcgTATGGTATTCTCATCAGTATTGCAGGAGGCTTGGAagagggcgcagaagagatttattaggatgctgcctgaattcgAGGCTCTTAGTTACAAGGGGAGActggacaaacttaggttgtGTCCAGGGGGAGAAGTGGCTAAAatgagggggcagaagtgaagtggacagagtgggagggggggGAATGATATGTAAATCGGGGTGATGGGTTTGTGGGTGCACACCccgtcaggggtggtggtaaaggcagagaCATTCGGGGCATTTACGAAGCTCCTTAGACAgacatgtggatgatagaaaactggagtGCCATGTGTGAGGGGAAGGTTACAATCCTTTAGAGCAGGTAAAAAGGTGAGCACAGCCTGCAGTCCGGAGGTTCAGAGGACAGCTTTTAAAACAGATAGAGCACTCCGAGGGTCGACAGGTCTCACActggaggacatgcatttaacGTCAGGTGAAGTCAAGTCACTTTCATTGTCactttgaccataactgctggtacgggAGACAGTAAAAACAGACAATGTGAGAGAGGATCAGTGAAGGACAAGTTTGTTTTCAAAATAGAGGTgccaggtgcctggaatgcagggCCAGGGATGATCGACGACAGAGGAGGAAAATACAACAGAGGCATCTGAATTGTGTGGATGGGGGGGTGACATGGATGCcgtgggggggagtggggggggacaCGGACGCcgcggggggagtgggggggacaCGGACGccgtggggggagtgggggggcacACGCACGCcgtggggggggagtggggggtgacATGGACACCGGGGGGGGGAGACACGGACGccgtggggggagtgggggggacaCGGCTGCCGTGGGGGGAGTCGGGGGGACATGGACaccggggggggagggggagacacgGACACCAtggaattgtgtgtgtgagtgtgtgtgtgtacaaaccccatttccagaaaagttgggatattttccaaaatgcaataaacaaaaatctgtgatatgttaattcacgtgaacctttatttaactgacaaaagtacaaagaaaagattttcaatagttttactgaccaacttaattgtattttgtaaacatacacaaatttagaatttgatggctgcaacacactcaacagaagttgggacagaggcatgcttaccattgtgttacatcacctttccttttaataacacttcttaatcgttttggaacGAGGATattaattgtagtagatttgcaattggaaattttgtccattcttgcttgatataagacttcagctgctcagcagtccgtggtctccgttgtctgattctcctcttcatgatgcgccatacattttcaataggagatagatctggactggcagcaggccagtcaggcATACGCACTCTgagtctacaaagccacgctgttgtagcccgtgcagaatgtggtctggcattgtcctgctgaaataagcatggacgtcccgggaagagacgtcgccttgatggcaacatatgtctctctaaaatcctaatatacgcctcagagtcaatggtaccttcacatacatgcaactcacccatgccgtgggcactgatgcacccccgtaccatcacagatgctggcttttgcacctttcgctgataacaatctggagggtcattttcatctttggcatggagaaATCGACACCcgtttttttccgaaaactagctaaaatgtggactcatctgatcACAGCACACGGTTTCACAGTCTTTCGGTCaatctgagatgagctcaggcccagagaactcacaggcgtttctgcatagagtttaATTATGGTTTCCTCCttgtgtaatacagtttcaagtgtCATTTCTGGacgcagcgacggactgtgttgagtgacaatggttttccaaagtactcccgagcccaggtggctataattgtcacagtagcatgacttaggcagtgccgcctgagggctcgaagatcacgtgcattcaacagtggtttccgaccttgccctttacacactgagatgtctctgaattctctgaatcttttcacaatattatgtactgtagatgttgaaagatctaaattctctgcaatcttgtgttgagagatgttccttttgaactgactaacaattctctcacgaattttggcacaaaggggtgagccacgacccatccttgcttacaaagactgagcctttgatggatgctacttttatacccagtcatgatacctcacctgctaccaattagcctgcttaatgtggagtcttccaaaccggtggtacttgaatattctgtgcacttttcaatcttattttaactctgtcccaacttttgttgagtgtgttgcagccatcaaattctaaatttgtgtatatttacaaaatacaattaagttggtcagtaaaactatctaaaatcttttctttgtactgttgtcagttaaataaaggttcacgtgaattaacatatcacagatttttgtctttattgcattttggaaaatatccgaACTTTtatggaaatggggtttgtatgtaTGATGTATGTGtggatatacacacacactcacacaaccagttagaatgctctccacggtaatcTATGGAAATTTGCAAGCGTTGTaggtgacaaacaagagaaaatctgcggatgctggaaatccaaatcaacacacacacaaaatgctgaaggaactccgcAGGGCAGGTAGCATCGATGTTAAACAgtacagccaatgttttgggccgagacccttcggcaggtctggagagaaaaagatgaagagtggatttaaaaggtggggggggggggagggagaagcacaaagtgaaaccaggaaggggcggtggggtgaagtaaagagctgggaagtggattggtgaaagagatacaggattgGAGAAGAGAGTATCTgacaagagaggacagaaggccatggaagaaagaaaagggggaggagcaccagagggaggcgatgggcaaaggaggtaaggtgagggagggaaaaggggatagggaatggtgaaggaggggtcaccaTTACCcattggaggctacgcagacagaataaaaggtgttgttcctccaacctgagtgtgacctcattgcgacagcggaggaggccatggatagacatatgggaatgggaatgggaagtggaattaacatgggtggtcactgggagatcccacttcttcctgaggacagagcataggtgctcagtgaaatggtctcccagtctacgtcgggtctccgataggctacaccaggagcaccggatgcagtgtaTGGCCCcaacaggttcacaggtgaagtgccgcctcacctggaagccctgcttggggccctggatggtggcgagggaggaggtgtggcacttgttccgcttgcaaggataagtgccgggaggggtgagtggacaagggagtcacgtagggagcgatccctgcggaaagcagagagtggggggggcCAGGGAAGAGATGTGCTTGGTACCGTtggattatgtgctggacgtggaggctggtgagatggtaggtgaggacaagaggaatacTATCCCTGgtcgggtggcgggaggatggggtaagagcagacgtgcgtgaaatggagggGGTGCGGTGAGAGCAGCGttgctgctggaggaagggaggacaaaccaaataccctgaaacacaGCCACTGCCAtgcctcctttatagctgcatggacacgttgggtccaggacagaccCTCACAGATATCCACACTCAGGAAACTCAAAATAGCTCACTGATCCCTCCATGGCgactggtgtatgttcccttCGTGACGTCCACGATCAGTTCTCCGGTCTCACTGATGTCGACTGCAAGGCTGTTGCtgttgacaccactcaaccagctgatgcaCCTTGCTCCCGTACGGCCTCCCGTCACCATTTCAGgcagaggtggggggtgggggatttAAATACAGTGCTGGGTGTCTGGAACGGGGTgtcgggggtggtggtggaagcagatgtgaCTGTGGTGTCAGATCAAGCCACGAAGACACAGGGGATGCAGCCATATGAATCAGACACTGTAGAGCCGGCGTTGtgctcatcacgacagtggaggagaccacagatagacatatgggaatgggaataggaagtggaattaaaatgggtgggcaccgggagatcctgcttcttctggagcacggagcgtaggtgctcagcgaaatggtctcccaactACGTCGGGTCTCCAACGTACAGCCTGTTCTCTGACCCCATTGAATGAAGGTTATGGGTCAGCCTATAGCACAGGTTGGAGGAGACTGGAACTACAGGTTgtgggttaaggatgaagggcGAAATGTTTGAGAGGAACGCTGGGGTTGGGACAgattagaaccagaggtcataggtgaaCGGCGAAATGTTTGAGGGGAACGCGAGGTCAGACTGTAACGCTGAGGTTGGGACAGATTAGAACCAGGGGTtgtgggtgaagggtgaaacGTTTGAGGGGAACACTGGGGTTGGGACAGATTAGAACCAGAGGTCGTGGGTGAAGGGTGAAGgatgaagggtgaaatgtttgaggggaacatgaACTCAACAGTGTGGAACGAGCAGCCAGCGGaagtgggtgtggggggggggtgtgcaggttcaatttcaacatttgatagaacTCTGAACAGGTAATTTGGGAAGGGGGTATGGAGACCtacagtccaggtgcaggttgatgggaagaGCCGGCCATGGACTAGCTGGGACGAAGGTCTGCAGTGTACGACTCTGGCTGGATCTGAAGGTGACATTCAGTCCTCATCTCAAGAGCTGCCCACACCAAGCCCGGTGTTGCAGCAAGGCCACCGGTTCACTGCAGGTGATGGTCTCGCCCAGACCATCGATTCAccggggggagaggggggtttcGGTTCGCTGCTCACATCACAGCCACGCATTCGTGTTCCAAAAATTTATTCCACAGCAATAAATACACGCACAATCGCAAACGGATGCTCATAACACTCGAGTGTAAACAGACAATGCCAACAACTCCCTGCCCGCCAGTTTCGCAGGGGAAAACGAGAAAGTTGGAGAACAAATATAAAGTGCGCAGGGCCATAAAATGCTGAACGGGTCGACAGAGGAGCGCCAGCACCTGCACCAGTAGTAGAAGGACATCAAGCTGTCCTTGACCAACACTTCCCGCGGGAGCCATGCACAGAGCCACCGTCATCCCAGCAGGTCAGGAGATTGCAGTGTCCTTTCCCCCCCACCCACAATGGCATCCACGTCGCAATGCAGAACCCCCGGAAGTGGGCGCGACGCTCTGGCAACTACAGGCAAACCCAGTTGTGCTCAAATGCAGATCGCACCGCGGGACGGTGTTAAAGGCCAGCGCCGTGAGGTTGCTCCGGACGTTTTAGCTGAGGTGTCTGTGAATACTCAGCCCGGTCCAGGCGGATTTAGGCGGGGTGGTGAGGCAGCAGACGCAGCCCATTAATCCAAAACCTGCAAAACTTCGCTTCCAGAATCGGGCGTTGGATTCCAGCAGAAACATCACTGCGGGACACAGCCAGGTCTGGGATCTGGTGTCACTTTGGAAAAGATTAAGACTGGTGCGCTCCTTGCGGCCTGAACTAGAAAACACTGCCAACCGGGCATTTAAGCTGCTCCCTGTCAAAAATCTCGAGAAAGACTCCTCCCACATCCGAACCCCGAGGGTGTTATACAGAGGCCAGTGAGCCCATACCTTCCGCGTCGTGGTCTATCAGTGCATCTGGTGAAAGTATAAAGAAATCGTGGGGCCAATCGTCATCAAACAGGGAGGCATTTTCTGGCGAGGATGAAGGGTCCAAGTCCAGGCCGAAGTAGCAtctggagtgggtacagagggtgCACAACGGGGGGGTTCCATTGGGTCCCGGCAGGGAGGGCACGATCTCTTTCTGCAGGTAACTACGGGTCGCACCACTGTGGTGGCCTGGACGCTCCCTGTGCCAGATGTAGTGAGATGGAATGGTGGCAATCACCTGGAACAGAGAGCTCAAATCAGAAGAGTCGAAGGTCAGACGAAATACAGTGTACGGCCGCGCAGTCcggcagaagaaataaaggctCCGGGTATTTTCTAAGTCGCACGCGAATTcagaaatcggaagtgcaaaAGGACTGGGGAATCTTAATGCAGGATTTCCTCAAGGGCCTGAACCATGCAGAGCAAAAGAAGTCAGTGGCAGGAAGCAAAAgggaggaataaagggagccttttctggttggctgccagcgacGAGTGGTATTGGAATCATTTATTtcaacattatatgtcaatgagtttgatgatggatttgatggctttgtggccaggtttgtggatggtagtgttgaggaagcaggcagTAGGCAAGAGAACTTGggaagattaagagaatgggcaaagaagtggccgatgaaatacagtgttgggaggcCTATGGTCATAAacttttgatagaagaaatgaaggaacagactattttttaaagggggagaaaatccaaaattcagaggtgcaaagggacttgggagtgctggtgcaggattccctgaaggttaacgtgCAGGTTGAGCATCCATTCCGAGCTGAACAAGGgtgtggtgctgaggctttacacggcagtggtcagaccacacttggattattgtgaacagccttgggccccatatctaagaaaagacgcTGGTGCAGAAGTTGCGGAAAGGCAAAGGcgtaaaacaacacacacaaaacgctggtgggacgcagcaggccagacagcatccataggaagaagcacagtcgacgtttcgggccaagacccttcgtcaggactcactgaaagaagagatagtaagagatttgaaagtgggagagggagggggagatccgaaatgatcggagaagacaggagggggagggatggagccaagagctggacaggtgattggcaaaagggatatcagagctggagaaggggaaggatctgggacgggaggcctagggagaaagaaagggggaggggagcaccagaggaagatggagagcaggcaaggagttatagtgagagggacagagggagaaaaagagaaaaaagaggaaaaaagggaatgaatgaatgaataaataagggACGGGGTAAGAAGGACATTAACggaggttagagaagtcgatgttcatgccattaggtaggaggcta contains:
- the LOC140193659 gene encoding speedy protein 1-A-like, with translation MVLTYFKRAFLHTSEYSRMNFFLALYLANDMEEDEEQYKYEIFPWALGENWRTLVPNFLKLRLELWAQMNYRAAVSRHCCEQVIATIPSHYIWHRERPGHHSGATRSYLQKEIVPSLPGPNGTPPLCTLCTHSRCYFGLDLDPSSSPENASLFDDDWPHDFFILSPDALIDHDAEGMGSLASV